A DNA window from Engystomops pustulosus chromosome 6, aEngPut4.maternal, whole genome shotgun sequence contains the following coding sequences:
- the LOC140065771 gene encoding nicotinamide N-methyltransferase-like has product MDCSAYKLYNVCGFDSRKHLENYYSEKAKMLFGEDSLIFPIKKLKEALSLGHIKGDILIDLSKGSLIHHLYSACAFFKHMIVLKVRDRCILELKRWVDTRTGAFDWCHAAQLHVDVEGNSEQLEDKEGKVRSALQHVVKCDLEKENMTEPIDLPPADCIISFCLLEAISKDQDDYVRYLRKFSKLLKPGGHIIIIGPIDATYYTVGEHKFHNFRCDEDFARKVLVGEGFIIDFCEVKKRSNVSDLIDYKGVVFIVAHKATQV; this is encoded by the exons ATGGATTGCAGTGCCTATAAGCTCTATAATGTATGTGGCTTTGATTCCAGAAAACATCTAGAGAATTACTATTCAGAAAAGGCAAAAATGCTCTTTGGAGAGGATTCCTTGATATTTCCtattaaaaagcttaaagaagctCTCTCGTTGG GTCATATTAAAGGAGATATCTTGATTGACCTCAGCAAGGGTTCCCTGATTCATCATCTGTATTCAGCCTGTGCCTTTTTCAAACACATGATAGTGCtgaaggtcagagacagatgCATCCTGGAGctcaagagatgggtggacactcGTACAGGAGCATTCGACTGGTGTCATGCTGCACAACTTCACGTAGATGTTGAAGGAAACAG TGAGCAGTTGGAAGACAAAGAAGGAAAAGTGAGATCCGCGCTGCAACATGTTGTGAAATGTGACCTTGAGAAAGAAAATATGACAGAACCAATAGATTTACCACCAGCCGATTGTATCATCAGTTTTTGTCTTCTGGAAGCTATCAGCAAAGACCAAGATGATTATGTCAGATATCTCAGGAAGTTCTCCAAGTTGCTAAAACCTGGAGGGCACATCATAATCATTGGTCCTATAGACGCAACATATTATACAGTTGGGGAACACAAGTTTCATAATTTCAGATGTGATGAGGATTTTGCTAGGAAAGTTCTAGTTGGAGAAGGTTTTATAATTGATTTCTGTGAGGTTAAAAAGAGATCAAATGTGAGTGATCTCATTGACTATAAAGGGGTCGTTTTCATTGTAGCTCACAAAGCAACACAGGTTTAA